From a single Callithrix jacchus isolate 240 chromosome 5, calJac240_pri, whole genome shotgun sequence genomic region:
- the RHOT1 gene encoding mitochondrial Rho GTPase 1 isoform X15, translating into MSLVSEEFPEEVPPRAEEITIPADVTPERVPTHIVDYSEAEQSDEQLHQEISQANVICIVYAVNNKHSIDKVTSRWIPLINERTDKDSRDEVSPCCLGWSQISELKHFTCLGLPECWDYRLPLILVGNKSDLVEYSSMETILPIMNQYTEIETCVECSAKNLKNISELFYYAQKAVLHPTGPLYCPEEKEMKPACIKALTRIFKISDQDNDGTLNDAELNFFQRICFNTPLAPQALEDVKNVVRKHISDGVADSGLTLKGFLFLHTLFIQRGRHETTWTVLRRFGYDDDLDLTPEYLFPLLKIPPDCTTELNHHAYLFLQSTFDKHDLDRDCALSPDELKDLFKVFPYIPWGPDVNNTVCTNERGWITYQGFLSQWTLTTYLDVQRCLEYLGYLGYSILTEQESQASAITVTRDKKIDLQKKQTQRNVFRCNVIGMKNCGKSGVLQALLGRNLMRQKKIREDHKSYYAINTVYVYGQEKYLLLHDISESEFLTEAEIICDVVCLVYDVSNPKSFEYCARIFKQHFMDSRIPCLIIAAKSDLHEVKQEYSISPTDFCRKHKMPPPQAFTCNTADAPSKDIFVKLTTMAMYPHARLRCMCTCNRCTFCICQNFLNSDLLQSVKNKIFTAVLNRHVTQADLKSSTFWLRASFGATVFAVLGFAMYKALLKQR; encoded by the exons ATGTCTCTGGTCAGTGAAGAATTTCCAGAAGAG GTTCCTCCCCGGGCAGAAGAAATCACCATTCCAGCTGATGTCACCCCAGAGAGAGTTCCAACGCACATTGTAGATTACTCAG aAGCAGAACAGAGTGATGAACAACTTCATCAAGAAATATCACAG GCTAATGTCATCTGCATAGTGTATGCCGTTAACAACAAGCATTCTATTGATAAG gtAACAAGTCGATGGATTCCTCTCATAAATGAAAGAACAGACAAAGACAGCAg agatgaggtttcgccatgttgtctaggctggtctcaaatatcTGAGCTCAAGCatttcacctgccttggcctcccagagtgctgggattacag GCTGCCTTTAATATTGGTTGGGAACAAATCTGATCTGGTGGAATATAGTAGTATGGAGACCATCCTTCCTATTATGAACCAGTATACAGAAATAGAAACCTGTGTGGAG tgttcagCGAAAAACCTGAAGAATATATCAGAACTCTTTTATTATGCACAGAAAGCTGTTCTTCATCCTACAGGGCCCCTGTACTGCCCAGAGGAGAAGGAG ATGAAACCAGCCTGTATAAAAGCCCTTACTCGTATATTTAAGATATCTGATCAAGATAATGATGGTACTCTCAATGATGCTGAACTCAACTTCTTTCAG AGGATTTGTTTCAACACTCCGTTAGCTCCTCAAGCTCTGGAAGATGTCAAGAATGTAGTCAGAAAACATATAAGCGATGGTGTGGCTGACAGTGGGTTGACCCTGAAAG gttttctctttttacaCACACTTTTTATCCAGAGAGGGAGACACGAAACTACTTGGACTGTGCTTCGACGATTTGGTTATGATGATGATCTGGATTTGACACCTGAATATTTGTTCCCCCT GCTAAAGATACCTCCTGATTGCACTACTGAATTAAATCATCATGCATATTTGTTTCTCCAAAGCACCTTTGACAAGCATGATTTG GATAGAGACTGTGCTTTGTCACCTGATGAGcttaaagatttatttaaagttttcccTTACATACCCTGGGGGCCAGATGTGAATAACACAGTTTGTACCAATGAAAGGGGCTGGATCACCTACCAGGGATTCCTTTCTCAGTGGAC GCTAACGACTTATTTAGATGTACAGCGGTGCCTGGAGTATTTGGGATATCTAGGCTATTCGATATTGACTGAGCAAGAGTCTCAAGCTTCAGCTATTACAG taacAAGAGATAAAAAGATAGACCTGcagaaaaaacaaactcaaagaAATGTGTTCAGATGTAATGTAATTGGAATGAAAAACTGTGGGAAAAGTGGAGTTCTTCAGGCTCTTCTTGGAAGAAACTTAATG aggcagaagaaaattcgTGAAGATCATAAATCCTACTATGCGATTAACACTGTTTATGTATATGGACAAGAGAAATACTTGTTG ttGCATGATATCTCAGAATCGGAATTTCTAACTGAAGCTGAGATCATTTGTGATGTTGTGTGCCTGGTATATGATGTCAGTAACCCCAAATCCTTTGAATACTGTGCCAGGATTTTTAAG CAACACTTTATGGACAGCAGAATACCCTGCTTAATCATAGCTGCAAAGTCAGACCTGCATGAAGTTAAACAAGAGTATAGTATTTCACCTACTGATTTCTGCAGGAAACACAAAATGCCTCCACCACAAGCCTTCACTTGCAATACTGCTGATGCCCCCAGTAAGGATATCTTTGTTAAACTGACAACAATGGCCATGTATCC CCATGCCCGGTTACGCTGTATGTGCACCTGCAACAGGTGTACATTTTGCATCTGTCAGAACTTCCTCAACTCAGACTTGCTGCAATCTGTAAAGAACAAAATCTTCACTGCAGTTCTTAACAG
- the RHOT1 gene encoding mitochondrial Rho GTPase 1 isoform X13, giving the protein MRTGGGWPPRTADMKKDVRILLVGEPRVGKTSLIMSLVSEEFPEEVPPRAEEITIPADVTPERVPTHIVDYSEAEQSDEQLHQEISQANVICIVYAVNNKHSIDKVTSRWIPLINERTDKDSRLPLILVGNKSDLVEYSSMETILPIMNQYTEIETCVECSAKNLKNISELFYYAQKAVLHPTGPLYCPEEKEMKPACIKALTRIFKISDQDNDGTLNDAELNFFQRICFNTPLAPQALEDVKNVVRKHISDGVADSGLTLKGFLFLHTLFIQRGRHETTWTVLRRFGYDDDLDLTPEYLFPLLKIPPDCTTELNHHAYLFLQSTFDKHDLDRDCALSPDELKDLFKVFPYIPWGPDVNNTVCTNERGWITYQGFLSQWTLTTYLDVQRCLEYLGYLGYSILTEQESQASAITVTRDKKIDLQKKQTQRNVFRCNVIGMKNCGKSGVLQALLGRNLMRQKKIREDHKSYYAINTVYVYGQEKYLLLHDISESEFLTEAEIICDVVCLVYDVSNPKSFEYCARIFKQHFMDSRIPCLIIAAKSDLHEVKQEYSISPTDFCRKHKMPPPQAFTCNTADAPSKDIFVKLTTMAMYPHARLRCMCTCNRCTFCICQNFLNSDLLQSVKNKIFTAVLNRHVTQADLKSSTFWLRASFGATVFAVLGFAMYKALLKQR; this is encoded by the exons ctAGAGTTGGGAAGACATCACTGATTATGTCTCTGGTCAGTGAAGAATTTCCAGAAGAG GTTCCTCCCCGGGCAGAAGAAATCACCATTCCAGCTGATGTCACCCCAGAGAGAGTTCCAACGCACATTGTAGATTACTCAG aAGCAGAACAGAGTGATGAACAACTTCATCAAGAAATATCACAG GCTAATGTCATCTGCATAGTGTATGCCGTTAACAACAAGCATTCTATTGATAAG gtAACAAGTCGATGGATTCCTCTCATAAATGAAAGAACAGACAAAGACAGCAg GCTGCCTTTAATATTGGTTGGGAACAAATCTGATCTGGTGGAATATAGTAGTATGGAGACCATCCTTCCTATTATGAACCAGTATACAGAAATAGAAACCTGTGTGGAG tgttcagCGAAAAACCTGAAGAATATATCAGAACTCTTTTATTATGCACAGAAAGCTGTTCTTCATCCTACAGGGCCCCTGTACTGCCCAGAGGAGAAGGAG ATGAAACCAGCCTGTATAAAAGCCCTTACTCGTATATTTAAGATATCTGATCAAGATAATGATGGTACTCTCAATGATGCTGAACTCAACTTCTTTCAG AGGATTTGTTTCAACACTCCGTTAGCTCCTCAAGCTCTGGAAGATGTCAAGAATGTAGTCAGAAAACATATAAGCGATGGTGTGGCTGACAGTGGGTTGACCCTGAAAG gttttctctttttacaCACACTTTTTATCCAGAGAGGGAGACACGAAACTACTTGGACTGTGCTTCGACGATTTGGTTATGATGATGATCTGGATTTGACACCTGAATATTTGTTCCCCCT GCTAAAGATACCTCCTGATTGCACTACTGAATTAAATCATCATGCATATTTGTTTCTCCAAAGCACCTTTGACAAGCATGATTTG GATAGAGACTGTGCTTTGTCACCTGATGAGcttaaagatttatttaaagttttcccTTACATACCCTGGGGGCCAGATGTGAATAACACAGTTTGTACCAATGAAAGGGGCTGGATCACCTACCAGGGATTCCTTTCTCAGTGGAC GCTAACGACTTATTTAGATGTACAGCGGTGCCTGGAGTATTTGGGATATCTAGGCTATTCGATATTGACTGAGCAAGAGTCTCAAGCTTCAGCTATTACAG taacAAGAGATAAAAAGATAGACCTGcagaaaaaacaaactcaaagaAATGTGTTCAGATGTAATGTAATTGGAATGAAAAACTGTGGGAAAAGTGGAGTTCTTCAGGCTCTTCTTGGAAGAAACTTAATG aggcagaagaaaattcgTGAAGATCATAAATCCTACTATGCGATTAACACTGTTTATGTATATGGACAAGAGAAATACTTGTTG ttGCATGATATCTCAGAATCGGAATTTCTAACTGAAGCTGAGATCATTTGTGATGTTGTGTGCCTGGTATATGATGTCAGTAACCCCAAATCCTTTGAATACTGTGCCAGGATTTTTAAG CAACACTTTATGGACAGCAGAATACCCTGCTTAATCATAGCTGCAAAGTCAGACCTGCATGAAGTTAAACAAGAGTATAGTATTTCACCTACTGATTTCTGCAGGAAACACAAAATGCCTCCACCACAAGCCTTCACTTGCAATACTGCTGATGCCCCCAGTAAGGATATCTTTGTTAAACTGACAACAATGGCCATGTATCC CCATGCCCGGTTACGCTGTATGTGCACCTGCAACAGGTGTACATTTTGCATCTGTCAGAACTTCCTCAACTCAGACTTGCTGCAATCTGTAAAGAACAAAATCTTCACTGCAGTTCTTAACAG
- the RHOT1 gene encoding mitochondrial Rho GTPase 1 isoform X5 encodes MRTGGGWPPRTADMKKDVRILLVGEPRVGKTSLIMSLVSEEFPEEVPPRAEEITIPADVTPERVPTHIVDYSEAEQSDEQLHQEISQANVICIVYAVNNKHSIDKVTSRWIPLINERTDKDSRDEVSPCCLGWSQISELKHFTCLGLPECWDYRLPLILVGNKSDLVEYSSMETILPIMNQYTEIETCVECSAKNLKNISELFYYAQKAVLHPTGPLYCPEEKEMKPACIKALTRIFKISDQDNDGTLNDAELNFFQRICFNTPLAPQALEDVKNVVRKHISDGVADSGLTLKGFLFLHTLFIQRGRHETTWTVLRRFGYDDDLDLTPEYLFPLLKIPPDCTTELNHHAYLFLQSTFDKHDLDRDCALSPDELKDLFKVFPYIPWGPDVNNTVCTNERGWITYQGFLSQWTLTTYLDVQRCLEYLGYLGYSILTEQESQASAITVTRDKKIDLQKKQTQRNVFRCNVIGMKNCGKSGVLQALLGRNLMRQKKIREDHKSYYAINTVYVYGQEKYLLLHDISESEFLTEAEIICDVVCLVYDVSNPKSFEYCARIFKQHFMDSRIPCLIIAAKSDLHEVKQEYSISPTDFCRKHKMPPPQAFTCNTADAPSKDIFVKLTTMAMYPEDHYRDRLSRDMGHTDRIENLRKIWVFLKTAFHARLRCMCTCNRCTFCICQNFLNSDLLQSVKNKIFTAVLNRHVTQADLKSSTFWLRASFGATVFAVLGFAMYKALLKQR; translated from the exons ctAGAGTTGGGAAGACATCACTGATTATGTCTCTGGTCAGTGAAGAATTTCCAGAAGAG GTTCCTCCCCGGGCAGAAGAAATCACCATTCCAGCTGATGTCACCCCAGAGAGAGTTCCAACGCACATTGTAGATTACTCAG aAGCAGAACAGAGTGATGAACAACTTCATCAAGAAATATCACAG GCTAATGTCATCTGCATAGTGTATGCCGTTAACAACAAGCATTCTATTGATAAG gtAACAAGTCGATGGATTCCTCTCATAAATGAAAGAACAGACAAAGACAGCAg agatgaggtttcgccatgttgtctaggctggtctcaaatatcTGAGCTCAAGCatttcacctgccttggcctcccagagtgctgggattacag GCTGCCTTTAATATTGGTTGGGAACAAATCTGATCTGGTGGAATATAGTAGTATGGAGACCATCCTTCCTATTATGAACCAGTATACAGAAATAGAAACCTGTGTGGAG tgttcagCGAAAAACCTGAAGAATATATCAGAACTCTTTTATTATGCACAGAAAGCTGTTCTTCATCCTACAGGGCCCCTGTACTGCCCAGAGGAGAAGGAG ATGAAACCAGCCTGTATAAAAGCCCTTACTCGTATATTTAAGATATCTGATCAAGATAATGATGGTACTCTCAATGATGCTGAACTCAACTTCTTTCAG AGGATTTGTTTCAACACTCCGTTAGCTCCTCAAGCTCTGGAAGATGTCAAGAATGTAGTCAGAAAACATATAAGCGATGGTGTGGCTGACAGTGGGTTGACCCTGAAAG gttttctctttttacaCACACTTTTTATCCAGAGAGGGAGACACGAAACTACTTGGACTGTGCTTCGACGATTTGGTTATGATGATGATCTGGATTTGACACCTGAATATTTGTTCCCCCT GCTAAAGATACCTCCTGATTGCACTACTGAATTAAATCATCATGCATATTTGTTTCTCCAAAGCACCTTTGACAAGCATGATTTG GATAGAGACTGTGCTTTGTCACCTGATGAGcttaaagatttatttaaagttttcccTTACATACCCTGGGGGCCAGATGTGAATAACACAGTTTGTACCAATGAAAGGGGCTGGATCACCTACCAGGGATTCCTTTCTCAGTGGAC GCTAACGACTTATTTAGATGTACAGCGGTGCCTGGAGTATTTGGGATATCTAGGCTATTCGATATTGACTGAGCAAGAGTCTCAAGCTTCAGCTATTACAG taacAAGAGATAAAAAGATAGACCTGcagaaaaaacaaactcaaagaAATGTGTTCAGATGTAATGTAATTGGAATGAAAAACTGTGGGAAAAGTGGAGTTCTTCAGGCTCTTCTTGGAAGAAACTTAATG aggcagaagaaaattcgTGAAGATCATAAATCCTACTATGCGATTAACACTGTTTATGTATATGGACAAGAGAAATACTTGTTG ttGCATGATATCTCAGAATCGGAATTTCTAACTGAAGCTGAGATCATTTGTGATGTTGTGTGCCTGGTATATGATGTCAGTAACCCCAAATCCTTTGAATACTGTGCCAGGATTTTTAAG CAACACTTTATGGACAGCAGAATACCCTGCTTAATCATAGCTGCAAAGTCAGACCTGCATGAAGTTAAACAAGAGTATAGTATTTCACCTACTGATTTCTGCAGGAAACACAAAATGCCTCCACCACAAGCCTTCACTTGCAATACTGCTGATGCCCCCAGTAAGGATATCTTTGTTAAACTGACAACAATGGCCATGTATCC AGAGGATCATTACAGAGACAGACTCTCCCGAGACATGGGCCACACTGATAGAAtagagaatttgagaaaaatctGGGTCTTTCTAAAAACTGCTTT CCATGCCCGGTTACGCTGTATGTGCACCTGCAACAGGTGTACATTTTGCATCTGTCAGAACTTCCTCAACTCAGACTTGCTGCAATCTGTAAAGAACAAAATCTTCACTGCAGTTCTTAACAG
- the RHOT1 gene encoding mitochondrial Rho GTPase 1 isoform X9 has product MRTGGGWPPRTADMKKDVRILLVGEPRVGKTSLIMSLVSEEFPEEVPPRAEEITIPADVTPERVPTHIVDYSEAEQSDEQLHQEISQANVICIVYAVNNKHSIDKVTSRWIPLINERTDKDSRLPLILVGNKSDLVEYSSMETILPIMNQYTEIETCVECSAKNLKNISELFYYAQKAVLHPTGPLYCPEEKEMKPACIKALTRIFKISDQDNDGTLNDAELNFFQRICFNTPLAPQALEDVKNVVRKHISDGVADSGLTLKGFLFLHTLFIQRGRHETTWTVLRRFGYDDDLDLTPEYLFPLLKIPPDCTTELNHHAYLFLQSTFDKHDLDRDCALSPDELKDLFKVFPYIPWGPDVNNTVCTNERGWITYQGFLSQWTLTTYLDVQRCLEYLGYLGYSILTEQESQASAITVTRDKKIDLQKKQTQRNVFRCNVIGMKNCGKSGVLQALLGRNLMRQKKIREDHKSYYAINTVYVYGQEKYLLLHDISESEFLTEAEIICDVVCLVYDVSNPKSFEYCARIFKQHFMDSRIPCLIIAAKSDLHEVKQEYSISPTDFCRKHKMPPPQAFTCNTADAPSKDIFVKLTTMAMYPEDHYRDRLSRDMGHTDRIENLRKIWVFLKTAFHARLRCMCTCNRCTFCICQNFLNSDLLQSVKNKIFTAVLNRHVTQADLKSSTFWLRASFGATVFAVLGFAMYKALLKQR; this is encoded by the exons ctAGAGTTGGGAAGACATCACTGATTATGTCTCTGGTCAGTGAAGAATTTCCAGAAGAG GTTCCTCCCCGGGCAGAAGAAATCACCATTCCAGCTGATGTCACCCCAGAGAGAGTTCCAACGCACATTGTAGATTACTCAG aAGCAGAACAGAGTGATGAACAACTTCATCAAGAAATATCACAG GCTAATGTCATCTGCATAGTGTATGCCGTTAACAACAAGCATTCTATTGATAAG gtAACAAGTCGATGGATTCCTCTCATAAATGAAAGAACAGACAAAGACAGCAg GCTGCCTTTAATATTGGTTGGGAACAAATCTGATCTGGTGGAATATAGTAGTATGGAGACCATCCTTCCTATTATGAACCAGTATACAGAAATAGAAACCTGTGTGGAG tgttcagCGAAAAACCTGAAGAATATATCAGAACTCTTTTATTATGCACAGAAAGCTGTTCTTCATCCTACAGGGCCCCTGTACTGCCCAGAGGAGAAGGAG ATGAAACCAGCCTGTATAAAAGCCCTTACTCGTATATTTAAGATATCTGATCAAGATAATGATGGTACTCTCAATGATGCTGAACTCAACTTCTTTCAG AGGATTTGTTTCAACACTCCGTTAGCTCCTCAAGCTCTGGAAGATGTCAAGAATGTAGTCAGAAAACATATAAGCGATGGTGTGGCTGACAGTGGGTTGACCCTGAAAG gttttctctttttacaCACACTTTTTATCCAGAGAGGGAGACACGAAACTACTTGGACTGTGCTTCGACGATTTGGTTATGATGATGATCTGGATTTGACACCTGAATATTTGTTCCCCCT GCTAAAGATACCTCCTGATTGCACTACTGAATTAAATCATCATGCATATTTGTTTCTCCAAAGCACCTTTGACAAGCATGATTTG GATAGAGACTGTGCTTTGTCACCTGATGAGcttaaagatttatttaaagttttcccTTACATACCCTGGGGGCCAGATGTGAATAACACAGTTTGTACCAATGAAAGGGGCTGGATCACCTACCAGGGATTCCTTTCTCAGTGGAC GCTAACGACTTATTTAGATGTACAGCGGTGCCTGGAGTATTTGGGATATCTAGGCTATTCGATATTGACTGAGCAAGAGTCTCAAGCTTCAGCTATTACAG taacAAGAGATAAAAAGATAGACCTGcagaaaaaacaaactcaaagaAATGTGTTCAGATGTAATGTAATTGGAATGAAAAACTGTGGGAAAAGTGGAGTTCTTCAGGCTCTTCTTGGAAGAAACTTAATG aggcagaagaaaattcgTGAAGATCATAAATCCTACTATGCGATTAACACTGTTTATGTATATGGACAAGAGAAATACTTGTTG ttGCATGATATCTCAGAATCGGAATTTCTAACTGAAGCTGAGATCATTTGTGATGTTGTGTGCCTGGTATATGATGTCAGTAACCCCAAATCCTTTGAATACTGTGCCAGGATTTTTAAG CAACACTTTATGGACAGCAGAATACCCTGCTTAATCATAGCTGCAAAGTCAGACCTGCATGAAGTTAAACAAGAGTATAGTATTTCACCTACTGATTTCTGCAGGAAACACAAAATGCCTCCACCACAAGCCTTCACTTGCAATACTGCTGATGCCCCCAGTAAGGATATCTTTGTTAAACTGACAACAATGGCCATGTATCC AGAGGATCATTACAGAGACAGACTCTCCCGAGACATGGGCCACACTGATAGAAtagagaatttgagaaaaatctGGGTCTTTCTAAAAACTGCTTT CCATGCCCGGTTACGCTGTATGTGCACCTGCAACAGGTGTACATTTTGCATCTGTCAGAACTTCCTCAACTCAGACTTGCTGCAATCTGTAAAGAACAAAATCTTCACTGCAGTTCTTAACAG
- the RHOT1 gene encoding mitochondrial Rho GTPase 1 isoform X14, with product MSLVSEEFPEEVPPRAEEITIPADVTPERVPTHIVDYSEAEQSDEQLHQEISQANVICIVYAVNNKHSIDKVTSRWIPLINERTDKDSRLPLILVGNKSDLVEYSSMETILPIMNQYTEIETCVECSAKNLKNISELFYYAQKAVLHPTGPLYCPEEKEMKPACIKALTRIFKISDQDNDGTLNDAELNFFQRICFNTPLAPQALEDVKNVVRKHISDGVADSGLTLKGFLFLHTLFIQRGRHETTWTVLRRFGYDDDLDLTPEYLFPLLKIPPDCTTELNHHAYLFLQSTFDKHDLDRDCALSPDELKDLFKVFPYIPWGPDVNNTVCTNERGWITYQGFLSQWTLTTYLDVQRCLEYLGYLGYSILTEQESQASAITVTRDKKIDLQKKQTQRNVFRCNVIGMKNCGKSGVLQALLGRNLMRQKKIREDHKSYYAINTVYVYGQEKYLLLHDISESEFLTEAEIICDVVCLVYDVSNPKSFEYCARIFKQHFMDSRIPCLIIAAKSDLHEVKQEYSISPTDFCRKHKMPPPQAFTCNTADAPSKDIFVKLTTMAMYPEDHYRDRLSRDMGHTDRIENLRKIWVFLKTAFHARLRCMCTCNRCTFCICQNFLNSDLLQSVKNKIFTAVLNRHVTQADLKSSTFWLRASFGATVFAVLGFAMYKALLKQR from the exons ATGTCTCTGGTCAGTGAAGAATTTCCAGAAGAG GTTCCTCCCCGGGCAGAAGAAATCACCATTCCAGCTGATGTCACCCCAGAGAGAGTTCCAACGCACATTGTAGATTACTCAG aAGCAGAACAGAGTGATGAACAACTTCATCAAGAAATATCACAG GCTAATGTCATCTGCATAGTGTATGCCGTTAACAACAAGCATTCTATTGATAAG gtAACAAGTCGATGGATTCCTCTCATAAATGAAAGAACAGACAAAGACAGCAg GCTGCCTTTAATATTGGTTGGGAACAAATCTGATCTGGTGGAATATAGTAGTATGGAGACCATCCTTCCTATTATGAACCAGTATACAGAAATAGAAACCTGTGTGGAG tgttcagCGAAAAACCTGAAGAATATATCAGAACTCTTTTATTATGCACAGAAAGCTGTTCTTCATCCTACAGGGCCCCTGTACTGCCCAGAGGAGAAGGAG ATGAAACCAGCCTGTATAAAAGCCCTTACTCGTATATTTAAGATATCTGATCAAGATAATGATGGTACTCTCAATGATGCTGAACTCAACTTCTTTCAG AGGATTTGTTTCAACACTCCGTTAGCTCCTCAAGCTCTGGAAGATGTCAAGAATGTAGTCAGAAAACATATAAGCGATGGTGTGGCTGACAGTGGGTTGACCCTGAAAG gttttctctttttacaCACACTTTTTATCCAGAGAGGGAGACACGAAACTACTTGGACTGTGCTTCGACGATTTGGTTATGATGATGATCTGGATTTGACACCTGAATATTTGTTCCCCCT GCTAAAGATACCTCCTGATTGCACTACTGAATTAAATCATCATGCATATTTGTTTCTCCAAAGCACCTTTGACAAGCATGATTTG GATAGAGACTGTGCTTTGTCACCTGATGAGcttaaagatttatttaaagttttcccTTACATACCCTGGGGGCCAGATGTGAATAACACAGTTTGTACCAATGAAAGGGGCTGGATCACCTACCAGGGATTCCTTTCTCAGTGGAC GCTAACGACTTATTTAGATGTACAGCGGTGCCTGGAGTATTTGGGATATCTAGGCTATTCGATATTGACTGAGCAAGAGTCTCAAGCTTCAGCTATTACAG taacAAGAGATAAAAAGATAGACCTGcagaaaaaacaaactcaaagaAATGTGTTCAGATGTAATGTAATTGGAATGAAAAACTGTGGGAAAAGTGGAGTTCTTCAGGCTCTTCTTGGAAGAAACTTAATG aggcagaagaaaattcgTGAAGATCATAAATCCTACTATGCGATTAACACTGTTTATGTATATGGACAAGAGAAATACTTGTTG ttGCATGATATCTCAGAATCGGAATTTCTAACTGAAGCTGAGATCATTTGTGATGTTGTGTGCCTGGTATATGATGTCAGTAACCCCAAATCCTTTGAATACTGTGCCAGGATTTTTAAG CAACACTTTATGGACAGCAGAATACCCTGCTTAATCATAGCTGCAAAGTCAGACCTGCATGAAGTTAAACAAGAGTATAGTATTTCACCTACTGATTTCTGCAGGAAACACAAAATGCCTCCACCACAAGCCTTCACTTGCAATACTGCTGATGCCCCCAGTAAGGATATCTTTGTTAAACTGACAACAATGGCCATGTATCC AGAGGATCATTACAGAGACAGACTCTCCCGAGACATGGGCCACACTGATAGAAtagagaatttgagaaaaatctGGGTCTTTCTAAAAACTGCTTT CCATGCCCGGTTACGCTGTATGTGCACCTGCAACAGGTGTACATTTTGCATCTGTCAGAACTTCCTCAACTCAGACTTGCTGCAATCTGTAAAGAACAAAATCTTCACTGCAGTTCTTAACAG